In Nostoc sp. CENA543, a single genomic region encodes these proteins:
- a CDS encoding zinc-dependent dehydrogenase, producing MKAQVFRGVNQLSYEEIPVPSLEPDEVLVQVQVVGLCQSDIKKIRYPLYEPPRIFGHETAGIIAAVGSQVSGWQVGQRVAVMHHIPCMRCAYCMNDNFSMCDVYKNISTTAGFNASGGGFAEYVKVPGHIVQNGGLIPIPDDISFEEASFVEPTNCCLKAVKKAQIAPGQTVLVTGAGPIGLMFIMLVKYFGAKAIATDLLPSRIEKAINVGAEAAFDARDPDLAAKIHALTGGLGVDVTLLAVPSDKAFFQALDCTRKGGKILFFAEFPDEVEIPINPNILYRREIDLMGSYSSSYRLQNLSADIVFNRRIDVKALISDRYPLKDLSAAVDQAIAPTAETYKILIYP from the coding sequence GTGAAAGCACAGGTATTTAGAGGTGTAAATCAACTCTCCTACGAAGAAATCCCCGTACCCAGTCTCGAACCAGATGAAGTGTTGGTACAGGTGCAAGTAGTTGGCTTATGTCAGTCAGATATTAAAAAAATTCGTTATCCTCTCTATGAACCACCGCGCATCTTTGGCCATGAAACCGCCGGAATTATCGCCGCAGTAGGTTCACAGGTGTCAGGTTGGCAGGTAGGACAACGGGTAGCAGTAATGCACCACATCCCCTGTATGCGTTGTGCCTACTGCATGAATGATAACTTTTCCATGTGTGATGTCTATAAAAACATTTCCACGACAGCAGGATTTAACGCCAGTGGCGGTGGCTTTGCTGAGTATGTGAAAGTTCCTGGTCATATCGTCCAGAATGGTGGATTAATTCCGATCCCCGACGATATCAGTTTTGAGGAAGCCAGTTTTGTTGAACCTACCAACTGCTGTTTAAAGGCAGTGAAAAAAGCTCAAATTGCCCCAGGACAAACGGTATTAGTGACCGGTGCAGGGCCGATTGGCTTAATGTTTATCATGTTGGTGAAGTATTTCGGGGCAAAAGCGATCGCCACTGATTTATTACCCTCTAGAATCGAAAAAGCCATCAATGTCGGTGCAGAAGCCGCCTTTGATGCCCGTGATCCCGATTTAGCAGCCAAAATTCATGCCCTGACTGGCGGATTAGGCGTTGATGTCACATTGTTAGCCGTACCTAGTGATAAAGCCTTCTTTCAAGCCCTAGACTGTACCCGCAAAGGTGGCAAAATCCTATTTTTCGCCGAATTTCCCGATGAAGTAGAAATCCCAATTAATCCCAACATTCTCTACCGTCGAGAAATTGATTTAATGGGTAGCTATAGTTCCTCCTACCGCCTACAAAATCTTTCGGCCGATATCGTATTTAATCGTCGCATAGATGTAAAAGCCTTAATCAGCGATCGCTACCCCCTAAAAGATTTATCAGCCGCCGTAGATCAAGCGATCGCACCTACGGCAGAAACTTATAAAATCCTCATTTATCCGTAA
- a CDS encoding inorganic phosphate transporter produces the protein MEIPITLLIVALLALYVAWNLGANDVANAMGTSVGSKAITLKQALIIAGVLEFTGAVLFGHQVTATLATKVANPDLFAATPQVLAIGMMTVLISCGVWLQIATTKGLPVSSSHAVVGAIAGFSWVALGAGAIDWSTIGSITIGWILTPVISGAIAALFYSQIKNWILDQPHQTKQLQEWIPWLSTVLIGVFGVIVLPPFTLPINNFLTTQFGIHLPPQDIALVIGAVAAVVLTVVSWRQLEKVGGRGQGAGGKQEVWEGWEVWEDREEIFPPTLPTLPTLPHLPSPQSSVPNPLETLFARFQVLSACFVAFAHGSNDVGNAIAPVVAIVYIVRTGQVPTNAINIPVWILILGGVGIVGGLAVWGKNVIATIGENIIALQPSSGFCAELATATTILIASRLGLPVSTSHALVGGVVGIGLVQDIKSVKFQTLKGIATAWVVTVPLSAVLSAVIFSIARMIIF, from the coding sequence ATGGAAATACCGATTACATTACTGATAGTAGCCTTACTAGCTTTGTATGTAGCCTGGAATCTCGGAGCGAATGACGTTGCTAACGCAATGGGAACTTCCGTGGGTTCTAAGGCGATTACTCTCAAGCAGGCACTCATTATTGCTGGGGTCTTAGAATTCACTGGTGCGGTTTTATTTGGTCATCAAGTGACAGCTACCCTTGCAACCAAAGTAGCCAATCCTGATTTATTTGCCGCTACACCCCAAGTTTTAGCCATTGGCATGATGACAGTGTTAATTTCTTGTGGTGTTTGGCTACAAATTGCCACAACCAAGGGCTTACCTGTATCCTCCTCCCATGCAGTCGTCGGTGCGATCGCAGGTTTTAGTTGGGTAGCTTTAGGCGCAGGGGCAATTGATTGGTCAACTATCGGCTCAATTACTATCGGTTGGATTTTGACACCAGTTATCAGTGGAGCGATCGCCGCTTTATTCTATAGTCAAATCAAAAACTGGATTTTGGATCAACCTCATCAAACCAAACAACTACAAGAGTGGATACCCTGGCTAAGTACAGTCCTCATCGGTGTATTTGGCGTAATTGTTCTACCTCCCTTCACTCTACCCATCAACAATTTTTTAACTACCCAATTCGGCATCCACCTCCCCCCCCAAGATATCGCCCTAGTCATAGGTGCAGTAGCTGCCGTTGTATTGACTGTTGTGAGTTGGCGACAGCTTGAAAAGGTAGGGGGCAGGGGGCAGGGGGCAGGGGGCAAGCAGGAAGTGTGGGAGGGGTGGGAGGTGTGGGAGGATAGGGAAGAAATCTTTCCCCCCACACTCCCCACACTCCCCACACTTCCCCATCTTCCCAGTCCCCAATCCTCAGTCCCCAATCCCCTAGAAACCCTTTTCGCCCGCTTTCAAGTATTAAGTGCCTGCTTTGTTGCCTTTGCACATGGTTCCAATGATGTGGGAAATGCGATCGCGCCTGTAGTGGCGATCGTTTATATTGTTCGCACTGGTCAAGTACCCACCAATGCTATTAATATTCCTGTGTGGATTTTAATTCTTGGCGGTGTGGGAATAGTTGGCGGTCTTGCTGTCTGGGGAAAAAACGTCATTGCGACTATTGGCGAAAATATCATCGCCCTACAACCTAGTAGTGGATTCTGTGCTGAACTCGCCACCGCTACTACTATTCTCATTGCTTCTCGCCTGGGTTTACCTGTTTCTACTTCTCATGCCCTTGTTGGTGGTGTAGTGGGGATCGGTCTAGTGCAAGATATCAAATCAGTGAAGTTTCAAACTCTCAAAGGCATCGCTACAGCTTGGGTAGTGACTGTACCTCTAAGTGCGGTTCTCAGTGCCGTAATCTTTAGTATTGCCAGGATGATTATTTTTTAA
- a CDS encoding DMT family transporter, producing MGRFEKRPDNPRVRGDISRAAESALWAVVEDLESIQQSLLKSLQDEIKRLQGEKERLSEEINQLIEEKEHLQEVRRITEQQVLIRQLSEALAKHICSQLQSSLAKIASQTESQIAALKSAQVVNSENNNLEQAEKMLGNLDDNLTITFNSLQQELKNYQNNLSQQLSRMYNQQQQGETILEDFVSQLRNELSQTIQEASQLAAKSSLPTVIQPAEVPSSNVSPVVNLSPPTVIQPAEVPSNTALQASQTVEQVFSQPIEPQESITAPSAPVIIPPPAQQPVTSTVTPPSEVKSPPPEPISVLQPEISAPEITPIEIPSLQPPEPISVLQPSIPETQITSPPPEKLPEPVAVTQPKPPSNQEKAQEPISVLQADVPTKENPAPVVRPSSKRGSSPPPARSRRSSNLSTVQIGFLLIVASAVMSSLYNVAIKGMFYKTSQTTSAVLEIAGLIAPTVGNIMLILTLRLMVVVPLMMLLAPMMHPQVWEDLQTLKQSFGKNSGSPRSRRQSGLQLIIASGCFLFLSQVLIYFAIGQVATGTAIALFFIYPVIVSLLSWFLLRDRPSGFRTTALGAIFGGELLVFGGAFIASGMNNNNLLGGITAILAGIAFACYLLLTRACATKIHPVSLTFVNFATMLALSFIFLMLPLPNNWSLAVDPSKVLEIVLSAAILGVLTLVGYVCNHLGVGKLGAPRSAVIGAGVPILTVIFAGLVLQETLNIVQVLGVLFVTFGAAAFSFGKVRNPNPSSGTEN from the coding sequence ATGGGGCGATTTGAGAAGCGACCAGACAACCCAAGAGTCAGAGGCGACATCTCCAGAGCCGCAGAATCAGCTCTGTGGGCTGTCGTTGAGGATTTAGAAAGTATCCAACAAAGTTTACTTAAGTCCTTACAAGATGAAATTAAAAGATTGCAAGGCGAAAAAGAGCGTTTATCTGAGGAAATTAACCAATTAATTGAAGAGAAAGAACATTTACAAGAAGTTAGACGAATTACAGAACAGCAGGTGTTAATCCGGCAGCTGTCAGAAGCTCTAGCTAAACACATTTGTTCTCAACTGCAATCTTCTTTAGCGAAGATTGCTAGCCAAACCGAAAGTCAAATTGCTGCTCTCAAGTCGGCTCAAGTCGTGAACTCTGAGAATAACAACTTAGAGCAAGCAGAAAAAATGCTGGGTAATCTAGACGATAACCTCACCATCACTTTTAATTCCCTACAACAAGAACTCAAAAATTATCAAAACAATCTTTCCCAACAGTTGTCGCGGATGTACAATCAGCAGCAGCAAGGGGAAACTATTCTAGAAGACTTTGTCAGTCAGCTGCGTAATGAACTCAGTCAAACTATTCAAGAAGCTTCACAGCTAGCCGCTAAATCATCTCTACCTACAGTCATCCAACCGGCAGAAGTTCCATCTTCTAATGTTAGTCCTGTCGTTAACTTATCTCCCCCTACAGTCATCCAACCTGCGGAAGTCCCATCTAATACAGCTTTACAAGCCTCTCAAACAGTAGAGCAGGTTTTTTCCCAACCGATAGAACCTCAAGAATCTATAACTGCTCCCTCCGCACCAGTTATCATTCCTCCACCTGCACAGCAACCTGTTACATCTACAGTTACACCACCCAGTGAAGTCAAATCTCCACCACCAGAACCAATTTCTGTGCTACAGCCAGAAATCTCTGCACCAGAGATCACCCCTATAGAAATTCCATCTTTGCAGCCACCAGAACCGATTTCTGTATTGCAGCCGTCAATACCTGAGACTCAGATTACATCCCCACCACCAGAAAAACTGCCAGAACCTGTTGCAGTAACTCAACCCAAACCCCCATCTAATCAGGAAAAGGCTCAAGAGCCGATTTCTGTACTGCAAGCAGATGTCCCAACTAAGGAAAATCCGGCTCCTGTAGTTAGACCATCATCAAAACGGGGATCATCACCGCCGCCAGCTAGATCCCGTCGTTCTTCTAATTTATCTACAGTTCAGATTGGTTTTTTGCTGATAGTTGCGTCGGCTGTGATGTCATCACTGTACAACGTTGCTATCAAGGGGATGTTTTATAAAACCTCTCAAACAACCTCGGCTGTCTTGGAAATTGCTGGCTTAATTGCACCAACAGTGGGAAATATTATGTTAATTCTCACTTTGCGCTTGATGGTGGTAGTACCATTGATGATGCTGTTAGCTCCTATGATGCACCCCCAAGTCTGGGAGGACTTACAAACCCTCAAGCAATCTTTTGGGAAAAATTCTGGTTCTCCCCGTAGTAGGCGACAAAGCGGTTTGCAGTTAATTATCGCTAGTGGTTGCTTTTTGTTTTTATCCCAGGTTTTGATTTACTTTGCCATTGGTCAAGTCGCTACAGGAACAGCGATCGCTCTATTCTTTATTTATCCCGTCATTGTCAGTCTTTTATCTTGGTTTTTGTTGCGCGATCGCCCCAGTGGTTTCCGCACTACCGCTTTAGGTGCCATCTTTGGCGGGGAATTACTGGTGTTTGGCGGTGCTTTCATTGCTAGCGGCATGAATAACAATAATTTACTGGGAGGGATCACGGCAATCTTAGCTGGAATAGCTTTTGCTTGTTATTTGCTCTTAACTAGAGCTTGTGCCACTAAAATACATCCCGTCTCTTTGACATTTGTCAACTTCGCCACTATGTTGGCTTTGAGTTTCATCTTTTTAATGTTGCCTTTACCCAATAATTGGAGTCTTGCCGTTGATCCCTCTAAGGTACTGGAAATCGTTTTAAGTGCAGCGATTTTAGGGGTCTTGACGCTCGTCGGCTATGTGTGCAATCATCTGGGGGTTGGTAAGTTAGGTGCGCCGCGATCGGCAGTTATTGGTGCTGGTGTACCGATTTTGACAGTTATTTTTGCTGGCTTAGTCCTCCAAGAAACACTCAACATTGTTCAAGTTTTGGGCGTGTTATTTGTTACTTTTGGAGCAGCTGCCTTTAGCTTTGGTAAAGTGAGAAATCCTAACCCATCCTCTGGAACAGAAAATTAA
- the hetR gene encoding heterocyst differentiation master regulator HetR, with translation MSNDIDLIKRLGPSAMDQIMLYLAFSAMRTSGHRHGAFLDAAATAAKCAIYMTYLEQGQNLRMTGHLHHLEPKRVKIIVEEVRQALMEGKLLKMLGTQEPRYLIQFPYVWMEKFPWHPGRSRIPGTSLTSEEKKQIEQKLPSNLPDAQLVTSFEFVELIEFLHKRSQEDLPPEHQMPLSEALGEHIKRRLLYSGTVTRIDSPWGMPFYALTRPFYAPADDQERTYIMVEDTARYFRMMKDWAERRPNAMRALEELDIPPERWEEAMQELDEIIRAWADKYHQSGGIPMILQMVFGRKED, from the coding sequence ATGAGTAACGATATCGATCTGATCAAACGTCTTGGCCCCAGTGCGATGGATCAGATCATGCTATACCTGGCCTTTAGTGCCATGCGGACAAGTGGGCATAGACATGGCGCGTTCTTAGATGCAGCAGCTACCGCCGCTAAGTGTGCGATTTATATGACTTATCTAGAGCAAGGTCAAAATCTACGGATGACAGGCCATTTGCATCATCTAGAGCCGAAACGAGTCAAAATTATCGTTGAGGAAGTCAGACAGGCTTTAATGGAAGGCAAACTGTTAAAGATGTTGGGTACACAAGAACCCCGCTATCTGATTCAGTTTCCCTATGTTTGGATGGAGAAGTTTCCTTGGCACCCTGGTAGATCCAGAATTCCTGGGACTAGTTTAACCAGCGAAGAAAAGAAACAAATTGAGCAGAAATTACCCAGTAATTTACCCGATGCTCAGTTAGTCACATCATTTGAGTTTGTCGAGTTAATTGAATTTCTCCATAAGAGATCGCAAGAAGACTTGCCACCAGAACATCAAATGCCTTTGAGTGAGGCCTTAGGAGAGCATATCAAACGTCGTCTGCTCTACTCAGGCACGGTGACACGAATCGATTCACCTTGGGGAATGCCTTTTTACGCCCTGACTCGTCCCTTTTATGCTCCAGCTGACGACCAAGAGCGTACCTACATCATGGTAGAAGATACTGCCCGATATTTTCGGATGATGAAAGATTGGGCAGAAAGAAGACCGAACGCCATGCGTGCTTTAGAGGAATTAGATATTCCGCCTGAAAGATGGGAAGAAGCCATGCAGGAATTAGATGAAATCATCAGAGCTTGGGCAGACAAATATCATCAATCTGGAGGTATCCCCATGATTTTACAGATGGTATTTGGCAGAAAAGAAGATTAA
- the rpsD gene encoding 30S ribosomal protein S4, whose protein sequence is MSRYRGPRLRIVRRLGELPGLTRKSARRAYPPGQHGQNRKKRSEYAVRLEEKQKLRCNYGLTEKQLLRYVRKARRVTGSTGQVLLQLLEMRLDNTVFRLGMAPTIPAARQLVSHGHVTVNGRVVNIPSYQIRPGEVIAVRDRAQSRKLVETNLQYPGLANLPNHLEFDKNKLEAKVNGVIEREWVALQVNELLVVEYYSRQA, encoded by the coding sequence ATGTCCCGATATAGAGGGCCACGGCTTAGAATTGTACGTCGCTTAGGCGAATTGCCAGGATTAACTCGTAAGAGCGCAAGACGCGCTTATCCTCCAGGTCAGCATGGTCAGAACCGCAAGAAGCGTTCTGAATACGCTGTCCGTTTAGAAGAAAAGCAAAAACTCCGTTGTAACTACGGTTTAACCGAAAAGCAGTTACTACGTTATGTGCGGAAAGCTAGACGTGTAACTGGTTCTACTGGTCAAGTGCTGCTGCAATTGCTCGAAATGCGCTTGGATAATACCGTTTTCCGCTTGGGTATGGCTCCCACCATCCCAGCTGCTAGACAGTTGGTCAGTCATGGTCACGTCACAGTTAACGGTCGTGTAGTAAATATCCCCAGCTATCAAATTCGTCCTGGAGAAGTAATTGCGGTCAGAGACAGAGCGCAATCTCGGAAGTTGGTGGAAACGAATTTACAATATCCTGGTTTGGCAAATCTTCCCAATCATTTGGAATTTGATAAAAACAAACTGGAAGCTAAAGTAAACGGTGTTATTGAACGCGAATGGGTAGCTCTCCAAGTTAACGAACTGCTGGTTGTGGAATACTATTCACGACAAGCCTGA